In Rhodothermia bacterium, one DNA window encodes the following:
- a CDS encoding efflux RND transporter periplasmic adaptor subunit: protein MSHNTPQDLLAPDQAQTSQRAPKKAIKLKGHHWAGMVLFVTICGILAYAFYPKLLGQEEEGRQGDVQRPSATAKIEAVNVLPMAFPIRIEATGHLAAQRQAEISAETSGLIVARNTEEGRFVAAGQVLFQLDDRELRLSLREAQTELLKARSTFATQAIGYEAQRIDTTILIQARIQLREAQQRYRSGQISQVEWQNAQRRFDATKLLTGAQKNTVQAVLSGVEQAEQRVERAQLNLGFAQIKAPFSGRITHLSAEKGQRITQGQKLFLLQDDSQIKVTVDVLEADLVYLQEGTAAQIRIPSLGNVLFEGRIFSINPAIDPEKGIGRVTVVLSNPDHRLLPGTFCYVSLERQRLQGAMVVPADAVLARQGKDLVFVVEAGKAKWVYVKTGSRSGKHIEILEGLNAGDMVAISGHFALAHDAPVEITQVHKIDLNQ from the coding sequence ATGTCTCATAATACCCCGCAAGATCTACTTGCTCCAGACCAAGCGCAAACATCACAAAGAGCACCCAAAAAGGCCATCAAACTAAAGGGCCATCACTGGGCAGGTATGGTTCTTTTTGTGACCATTTGTGGAATTTTGGCCTATGCTTTTTATCCAAAGTTGTTGGGTCAAGAAGAGGAAGGCCGACAAGGAGACGTGCAACGACCAAGTGCAACGGCTAAAATAGAGGCCGTGAATGTATTACCAATGGCTTTTCCCATCCGAATTGAGGCTACGGGACACCTCGCAGCACAACGGCAAGCAGAAATTAGTGCCGAAACAAGTGGATTGATTGTAGCAAGGAACACAGAAGAAGGCCGTTTTGTGGCTGCCGGACAGGTTCTTTTCCAATTGGACGACCGCGAACTCCGCCTAAGCCTTCGTGAAGCACAAACCGAGCTTTTGAAAGCACGTTCTACTTTTGCTACACAAGCAATTGGTTATGAAGCGCAACGGATAGACACCACCATCCTGATACAAGCCAGAATCCAACTCCGAGAAGCTCAGCAGCGCTACCGCAGCGGTCAAATCAGTCAAGTGGAATGGCAAAATGCCCAACGACGTTTTGATGCAACAAAATTATTGACGGGCGCACAGAAAAATACCGTTCAGGCTGTGCTTAGTGGTGTTGAACAAGCAGAACAACGTGTGGAGCGGGCACAACTTAACTTGGGTTTTGCGCAAATTAAAGCCCCATTTTCTGGAAGAATTACCCATTTGTCTGCCGAAAAAGGCCAAAGAATCACTCAAGGTCAAAAGTTGTTTTTGCTACAGGACGATTCACAAATAAAAGTGACAGTGGACGTTTTGGAAGCAGATTTGGTCTATCTTCAGGAAGGAACCGCTGCCCAAATTCGGATTCCCTCTTTAGGCAATGTCTTGTTTGAGGGGCGTATTTTTAGCATTAATCCTGCCATAGATCCCGAAAAAGGCATAGGGCGGGTAACGGTTGTCCTTTCCAATCCAGATCACCGATTATTACCCGGTACATTTTGTTATGTGTCTTTAGAAAGACAACGTTTACAAGGAGCAATGGTGGTTCCCGCAGACGCCGTTTTGGCGCGACAAGGCAAAGATTTGGTTTTTGTGGTCGAAGCGGGAAAGGCGAAATGGGTCTATGTAAAAACGGGAAGCCGATCGGGTAAACATATTGAAATTCTCGAAGGCTTGAATGCTGGCGACATGGTGGCCATTTCGGGACACTTTGCTTTGGCGCACGATGCCCCCGTAGAAATTACGCAGGTTCATAAAATTGACTTGAACCAATAA